ACACAtcccataaatttccaaaaataacactatttaatacattaaaataattaaaattaatttttagaattttgttttttaggtttaggttctcaatttcatatttagggtatagttttaaggggtagggtttagtattttgaatttatgatttaatttttaaaaaaataattagtgctatttttggaattttagagatgttgtgttaaatttgggaaaaaacttatttttgtgctatttttgaaaatctccgTGTTTTTTACAACTGTTAAAGCTGTGAACGAAAATTCAACACAAAATTTGCGGCTCTGCACGTTTATgcaaactttaaaatttttatatagacaagaagaaaaaaaggaaacaaaaaaagtctacAAAGAGTATCACACCAATCACCATCAACCTTAAATTTCTCCTTCATTATTTAGATGCAATGCAACACCCAAAACTTGGACCTCTCTCTATCTCACACACTTCCACTTACATAGAAGAAACCTCTTTCAACTCCTTAGTTTCAGATTctgcaaccaaaaaagaaaaaaagaaaaaaagaaaaaaaaaagagatatattattacattcattaaagaaaataacaagaaGTAATAAAACAATTCTTTCTTTATTGGTTTTTTCTAGTAAACGATGGAGAATTCATACGACTCAGCCAAGTGGTCTGACTCAACAACTCCGTATATGGTCTCATGGTCATTACAATCTGATTCCTCTGATTCTGATTGGAGCCGCTTTAATCttggcttctcttcttcctcctccggcAATTTCCCTGCCGATGATTGTGTCGGTGGGATCGATAAAGCTGAGTCACTTTCAAGAAGCCACCGCCTTGCTGAGAAAAGACGCCGTGACCGCATTAATTCTCACCTCACTGCTCTTCGCAAACTTGTCCCCAATTCCGACAAGGTAAATGACTCTAGTTCAGACTACGAAAGTGTTTTCAGTTTAATCTGGTTCGGTTCTGTTACAGTGTAGTAGAAAATTGACCGGTTAATGATCTGGCTGGGTTATGAGTATGAATTTAAGTAAACCGGTTTTTGACGCTTGACTCTACTACAGTTAGACAAAGCGGCGCTATTAGCAACAGTGATAGAACAAGTGAAAGAACTCAAACAACAAGCAGCAGAATCACCAATCTTCCAAGATGTTCCTACAGAAGCGGATGAAGTGACCGTGCAGCCTGAAACTATATCTGACTTCGAATCAAACACCGAAACAATCATCTTCAAAGCTTCCTTTTGCTGCGAAGATCAACCCGAGGCAATCTCAGAGATCATTAGGGTTCTCACAAAGCTTCAACTCGAAACAATCCAAGCTGATATCATCAGTGTTGGAGGAAGAATGAGAATCAATTTCATCCTAAAAGATAAAAACACCAACGAGACTACGAACGTAGCTGCATCAGCTAAAGCTTTGAAGCAATCTCTATGCGGCGCGTTAAACAGaatcacatcttcttcttcttcatcatctactTCTTCAGTTTGCAGAATCAGAAGCAAAAGACAGAGATGGTTTCTCTCTTCTCACTACTCACAATAATGAATACATTTTCACAATACATACACGTAGTACAACCCATTCCTTATTACTAAAGATTTTGTCAGCAATTTGGTTGGATTTATTCCCTACTAAACCAATCACGATTTGTACAACCTTACCCTGAATTGTTCCACAAGTTATATAACCTAAATCTGAATCACTACGAAGCTTAGCATATCACAATAACACTAATATTTGTATATTACCAATCATGATTTGAATAACCTTAATCTGAATTGTTCCACAAGTTATAACCTAAATCTGAATCACTACGAAGCTTAATTAGCATAACATAATAACATCATCGATAAAGAAACTGATTAGATAGATCAAGGTTTAACATTACTTGAGGATCCATACAATCCAACAAAAAACGAAGCCAAGAACAACTTAAAAACTTGAAACGAGTTCAGACAACAGTACTTAAGATATAAGCGAAAAAGACAGGGGATGCAGAAATGGAAAAACCGAAGTCTTCAAGATGAGTCTCCTCTTTCTCCCTACTTAGATCGCTGTCTCATCTTTCGTCTCTTCCTCTTAAGCCTCCTCATACGCTTCTTCTTCCACTGCGCAACCACGACAAAACATAATTGTAATCAGCCATAACAATATGAGACGTAACAGAACAACCAGAAAAAATGtattggtgaagaagaatggaaaagaTTGATTGATACCTTGGCTCTCATGGCGGAGAAACTCTttttctcaaaaccctaaatcggcGATTTCACGGCGACGGTAACAAGAGAAGAGGAAATGGTGCGTAACTGTGAATATATACCCTTGGAAACCCTAATGTAGAGGTGATGGGCCTTTTGCTGAACCCATATTAATTATTTGGGCCTTATATATTCTCTCGGCCTTAAAGATATTGTAAAGTTTAgatatttgctttgttttgtaacagtgatttaaaagaaaatggtaaTCAGTTTTGGCCAATCAaagttgtttatttttattttcccaaaaaaaaacgtttgCAATTTAACATAATCAGGTTactaactatatttttttttttgactaaacaGTTTTTTGGGACTTTACTTTGAAAAAGGTTAATAATTAGAACTtcacaaaaatttgttttttcgtttttttttttttggtttgaatgcTAAACTTCACAATAAATTTCATTGAAAGAAAGGTCTCCGTTGCAGAATTTTTGGCCATGGTATGGAGAACGCCAGATGAAATTTGTTGACAAATCTTTCTCCACGCAAAGCAAATGAATAATTTAATGACTCATACTCGATcgagtaaatatatatatgaaaagataagcttgtaaatattttatttatcctTGTTTTCATGCATTACTTTGCGTTCAATTTTttgcataattaattattagtcggaaaaaaacatttatttgttgAATGTAAACAATATGTAAATt
The Camelina sativa cultivar DH55 chromosome 6, Cs, whole genome shotgun sequence genome window above contains:
- the LOC104792877 gene encoding transcription factor bHLH51, translated to MENSYDSAKWSDSTTPYMVSWSLQSDSSDSDWSRFNLGFSSSSSGNFPADDCVGGIDKAESLSRSHRLAEKRRRDRINSHLTALRKLVPNSDKLDKAALLATVIEQVKELKQQAAESPIFQDVPTEADEVTVQPETISDFESNTETIIFKASFCCEDQPEAISEIIRVLTKLQLETIQADIISVGGRMRINFILKDKNTNETTNVAASAKALKQSLCGALNRITSSSSSSSTSSVCRIRSKRQRWFLSSHYSQ